The proteins below are encoded in one region of Desulfurispira natronophila:
- the groL gene encoding chaperonin GroEL (60 kDa chaperone family; promotes refolding of misfolded polypeptides especially under stressful conditions; forms two stacked rings of heptamers to form a barrel-shaped 14mer; ends can be capped by GroES; misfolded proteins enter the barrel where they are refolded when GroES binds), with translation MAKQIIFGEKARKTILKGVDTLADTVKVTLGPKGRNVVLDKKFGAPLITKDGVTVAKEIELEDAFENMGAQMVKEVSSKTSDIAGDGTTTATILAQAIYREGIKNVIAGANPMEIKKGIDLAVEAVVKNLQAISKEINSKKEIAQVGTISANSDETIGEILAEAMDKVGKDGVITIEEAKSMETTLETVEGMQFDRGYLSPYFATDTEKMVAELENPFILLYDKKISSMRDLLPVLEQIAKTGKPLVIIAEDVDGEALATLVVNRLRGVLNVCAVKAPGFGDRRKAMLEDIAILTGGEVVSEELGHKLENVTLEKLGQAKSVKVDKENTTIVDGLGKAEEIKGRISTIKKQIEETTSDYDKEKLQERLAKLAGGVAVIQVGAATETEMKEKKARVEDALNATRAAVEEGIVPGGGVALLRSVPSIEGILEKLEEDEIVGARIVIKAIEEPIRQITANAGLEGSIIINKILENNSASYGFDARKEIYVDLIESGIIDPTKVTRSAIQNAASIAAMMLTTEACVADLPEKNDAPAGMPGGMGGMDGMGMM, from the coding sequence ATGGCTAAGCAGATTATATTTGGAGAAAAGGCTCGTAAAACCATCCTCAAGGGTGTTGATACTTTGGCTGATACGGTAAAGGTAACTTTGGGCCCTAAAGGTCGCAACGTTGTCCTTGATAAGAAGTTTGGCGCTCCCCTGATCACCAAGGACGGCGTTACCGTTGCCAAGGAAATTGAGCTGGAAGACGCTTTTGAAAACATGGGCGCTCAGATGGTCAAGGAAGTTTCTTCCAAGACTTCCGACATTGCCGGTGACGGTACGACCACAGCGACTATTCTTGCCCAGGCTATTTACCGTGAAGGCATCAAGAATGTCATTGCTGGTGCCAACCCCATGGAAATCAAGAAGGGTATTGATTTGGCTGTTGAAGCGGTTGTGAAAAACCTGCAGGCAATCAGCAAGGAAATCAACAGCAAAAAAGAAATTGCCCAGGTTGGCACTATCTCCGCCAACTCTGACGAAACTATTGGCGAGATTCTGGCCGAGGCCATGGACAAGGTTGGCAAAGACGGTGTTATCACCATCGAAGAAGCCAAGTCTATGGAAACTACGCTGGAGACAGTTGAGGGGATGCAGTTTGATCGTGGCTACCTCTCCCCTTACTTTGCCACTGATACCGAAAAAATGGTGGCCGAGCTGGAGAACCCCTTTATCCTTCTTTACGACAAGAAAATTTCCAGCATGCGCGACCTGCTTCCCGTCCTGGAGCAAATTGCCAAGACCGGCAAACCGCTGGTAATTATTGCCGAAGATGTTGACGGTGAGGCTCTGGCCACTCTGGTTGTCAACCGTCTACGCGGCGTGCTTAACGTGTGCGCTGTCAAGGCTCCAGGTTTTGGCGATCGTCGCAAGGCCATGCTCGAAGACATTGCCATCCTCACTGGTGGCGAAGTGGTATCCGAAGAGCTCGGCCACAAGCTTGAGAACGTCACACTTGAGAAGCTTGGTCAGGCTAAGTCCGTAAAAGTTGACAAGGAAAACACCACTATCGTTGATGGGTTGGGCAAGGCTGAAGAGATTAAAGGCCGAATCTCAACTATCAAAAAGCAAATTGAAGAGACCACTTCCGACTATGACAAGGAAAAACTGCAAGAGCGCTTGGCTAAACTGGCTGGTGGCGTAGCTGTTATTCAGGTCGGTGCTGCTACTGAGACCGAAATGAAAGAGAAGAAAGCTCGTGTTGAGGATGCCCTCAATGCTACTCGCGCTGCAGTGGAAGAAGGAATTGTACCTGGAGGTGGCGTAGCCCTGCTGCGTTCTGTTCCTTCAATAGAAGGTATTCTTGAGAAACTGGAAGAGGATGAGATTGTGGGCGCTCGCATTGTGATCAAGGCTATTGAAGAGCCTATTCGCCAGATCACTGCCAACGCCGGCCTTGAAGGCTCAATCATCATCAACAAGATCCTGGAAAACAATAGCGCCAGCTACGGGTTTGATGCCCGCAAAGAGATCTATGTAGATCTTATCGAGTCTGGCATTATAGATCCGACCAAGGTAACTCGCTCTGCTATCCAAAACGCCGCCTCTATTGCAGCCATGATGCTTACTACTGAAGCTTGTGTAGCTGACCTGCCAGAGAAAAATGATGCCCCTGCGGGTATGCCAGGTGGCATGGGTGGCATGGACGGCATGGGAATGATGTAG
- the groES gene encoding co-chaperone GroES, with protein sequence MKIRPLQDRILVKRIEAEEKTASGIIIPDTAKEKPMEGNVIAVGPGKQTESGNKIVPTVKDGDRVLFSKYAGTDVKIDGEEYLIMREDDILGVIEG encoded by the coding sequence ATGAAAATTCGTCCATTGCAAGATCGCATTCTTGTGAAGCGCATTGAAGCTGAAGAGAAGACTGCCAGTGGTATCATTATCCCAGATACGGCCAAGGAAAAGCCCATGGAAGGCAATGTTATAGCTGTTGGGCCTGGCAAACAGACAGAGAGCGGTAACAAGATTGTTCCGACAGTTAAAGATGGAGACCGTGTACTGTTCAGCAAGTATGCCGGAACCGATGTGAAGATTGATGGCGAAGAGTATCTCATTATGCGTGAAGATGACATCCTGGGTGTTATCGAAGGCTGA